Sequence from the Clostridium botulinum genome:
GTATCAATAGGTCTTGAGATGTTTTTAATACCCAATAACATAATTGATGGAGGAATGACAGGAATATCTATAATGGCAAGTTATATAACAAAGATACAACTAGGAATATTTATCTTTATATTTAATTTGCCTTTTGTTATTATAGGATACAAACAAATTGGAAAAACATTTGCTTTATCAACAATTTTTTCGGTATTATGTTTATCAATTGGTGTAACGTTGTTTCACTCTATTCCAAGCATTACACAAGATATATTACTAGCCACTATTTTTGGTGGTATTACAATGGGAGTAGGAGTAGGCTTAATTATAAGAAATGGTGGATCTTTAGATGGAACTGAAATTATTGCCATAATACTTGATAAAAAAAGTTCATTTTCTATTGGTGAAATAGTTATGTTTTTTAATTTATTCATATTAGGAATTTCAGGATTTGTATTTGGATGGGATAGAGCTATGTATTCTTTAATAGCTTATTTTATTGCATTTAAAACTATAGATATTACAGTTGAAGGTCTTGACGAATCAAAAGCAGTTATTATTGTTTCGGAAAATAACAAGAAAATTTCAGAAGCTATAATGGCTAGATTAGGAAGAGGTGTGACACTTTTCTATGGAAAGGGTGCATATAGTGGAAATAAAACTAATGTAATATATGTTGTTTTATCAAGACTTGAAATAGCAAAATTAAAAAACATTGTACATGGTTTTGATGAAGATGCATTAATTACAATTACAAGTGTTGAAGGTACTGGAAAAAGATATGGAAAGAAAGCTATACATTAAATATTGTTTCTTTATTTAGTAGTATATAATTGATATATATAAGAAAAAAAGGAGATGTACAGAATGAATATATTGATTGCAGATGATGAAAAGCATATGCTTAAAATACTAGAAGCTTATTTTAAAAGAGAAGGATTTAATACTTTTGTGGCAGAAGATGGCGAAATGGCATTAGAAATATTTTATTCAAATAAGATAGATATAGCAGTATTAGATTGGATGATGCCTAAAATTAGTGGAATAGAAGCTTGTAGATATATAAAGGAAAACAGTACTGCAAAGGTATTAATATTAACTGCAAAATCTCAAAATGATGATGAAATAGAAGCATTAAATTGTGGAGCAGATGAATATATAAAAAAACCATTTGATCCAAGAATACTTTTATTAAGAGCTAAAAAACTTGTAAACTTCAATGAAAAAATTATAGTTAATAATATTAAATTGAATATTAATGAACAAAAGGCATATAAAAATGATAAGATTTTAAAACTAACTAAAATAGAATATGATCTTCTTTCAGTTTTTATAAAAAATAAAGGCATTATTTTATCGAGAGATAAACTTATAGATTTAGTTTGGGGAATTGATTATATTGGAGATTATAGAACAGTAGATACTCATATAAGGAGATTAAGGACAAAAATAGGAGAAGATATTATAAAAACATATAGAGGAATAGGTTATAGTTTGGAGGTTGATGAAAATTAAGATAAGCAGAAAGCTTACTGTTAGCATAGGTTCAGTTGTGATTATAGTTTCAATAATTTCTATATTAATAAATTTATTCTTTGTAGGAAAATATTATATATTTGAAAAACGTAAAATTTTAAATAGTGTGGAGAATCAAGTATTAACAGAAGATACAGATGTATTAATTGATGATATACCTAAAATAGAACAAGAAAACAGTGTTGTTATCGTATATGGAGACTTAAATGATAATTTGAATAATATAAATGAAACTTTAATTTCAAATTTTAATTCAAAGAAAGTTAAATTAAATAAATTTTGGGTTACTGAAGAAACATTAAATAATATAAATAATAGAAGCATTAATAAGATATATGATCAAGGTGTACCTAAATATAGAATGTTAACAAAGTTTGTAAAGAAGGATTCATATATATTTGCAATAGGATTATCAATCCCTTATATTGATGAGACTATAAGCATTGTAAATAAATTCAACATATACTTAAATATGTTATCTATAATTATAATTATTATATTATGCGCCATAATATCAAAAAAAATAATAAATCCATTAGAGCATCTTAAAAATTTATCTAGGGATATTTCTGAGTTGAATTTTAGAAAAGAAGAAATACATACTAATGATGAAATAGAAGATCTTGCAATAAGTATAAATAGTATGAGTGAAAGTCTAGAGAAAGCTCATAGTGAAATTAATATAAAAAATAAAAGATTGAAGGAATTAATTTCAGATATATCTCATGAATTAAAAACACCTTTAGCTTTGATTAAAGTATACAGTCAGGGATTAGAAGATGGATTAGATGACGGTACATATATAAATACAATACAAGAGCAAATTGATGAAATGGATTATTTAATAGAAAAATTATTATTTTGGGCAAAATTAGAAAATAAACTAAGAAATAATTCAACTTTTGACTTAGGAAAAAATATAAAAGATATAATAAAAAAATATAAGCTTATTCTTAAAGAAAGTGATATAAAACTATATTTAAATTTTGATGAAAACAAAAAATATATCATATGTGCTGATGAAGAAGATATTGAGGTAGTATTAAATAATTTTATTACTAATGCTATAAAATATACTAGCAATAATAGTATTGAAATAAAATTATTAGAAACTTTAGGAAAAGTAGAATTTTTCATATCAAATGGTATAGAAGACAGAGAAAAATATAATTTAAATGAGATATGGCAACCCTTCTGTGTATTAGAAAAATCAAGGAATAAAAACATATCGGGAACAGGGTTAGGTTTATCAATAATAAAAAGTATATTAGAAAAATATAACTTTGATTTTGGATTTAATTTAAAGGGTGATAGTATTGAGTTTTATGTAACATTCATGTAACATTCTTAAGCTATTTTGTTTAAGAGGTGATAATAATGAAAAGAGTAATATCTTTAATACTAGCGGTATCATGCGCTACAACAGTTTTAATGGGATGCATAAACAAAGATAAAATTAATAATAAGCTTTATTCAAAGGTAGAAGATTTAGATTTTACTTTTAAAGTAGATCCAGAAACATTTAAGGTTGAAGTTGAATCAAATGGAGTGACTGAAATAGTTTCAGAACCATTAGAAAATATAAAGGTATCTGATCTGAAAAATAATGGTGATGAAGTGTCATGGAAATACGATGAGAAAAATTTAAATGTTGATGTTAAAAAACAAAATAATTACTTAGATATTTCTATAAAATCTACTAAAGATGAGGATAATAAATTTTCTTGGCCTAATGTAAGCGGAGAAAGCTATATGCTTCCACTAAATCAGGGTAAGTATATTCCAAGCAATGATTTAGTTTGGAAAGAGTATTTAAATGAATCTGAAATGAAAGCTATAGAATCTTTTTCAATGCAGTTTTTTGCAGCAAGTAAGAAAGATTATTCGTTATTATATATAATTAAAAATCCATATAACAACAATATTACTTTTGATACTAAAGAAAATATAAAGTTTACATTTAATCATGAATACCCATCTATAAATAAAAATAAAGAATATGGTTTTAGAGTCTACTTAACTAAAAATAGTCCTGTAGATATCGCTAAAACATATAAAAACTATTTAATTGAAAATGATAACTTTAAAACATTAGAAGAGAAAGCTAAAGAAAATAAAAATATTGAAAAACTATATGGAGCACCACATGCGTATTTTTGGGACAGAAATGTTATATCAGAAGAAAATGTTAAGTGGAATAGATTAAGAGAAAATATACCTCAAAATCTAAAATTTTGGATACAAAATTTATTGAATACAAAAGTTAAAGATGGAGGTGAGCTTGCAACAGCTTTTGATGAATTTCAAAGATTAGATTATACAGATAAGTATACTAAAAATAGAATGATTAAAGGTTTTAGTGAAGTATTGCAATTAAAAGAGTTCTATAATTCTGAAATTTTCACTAATTTAGATAATGAAAGCAAAGTTTTAGTAGACAAAGGTATTGATAACTTAAATTCAGTAGAACTTATAAATTTAAATAAAAGATTGTTAAAAAGTGTACTATCAGATGATTTAGCACCTATTGAAAAATGGTCTGATGCTAATACTGTTGATGTAATAGAAGATATGAAAAATTCCGGGTTAGATAATATGTGGCTTGGACTAGATGATTGGCAAGAAGGTTTTATAAAGCCTGAACTTGTGGAAAGTGCAAATAAAGCAGGATATTTAATAGGAACTTATGACTCATATCATTCAATTCACAAACCAGGGGAAGAGCAATGGATAACAGCTAAATTTAATGATAAATCTCTTTTTGAAGAAGCTACTGTAGCTAAAAAGGATGGAAAGAAAATTGAAGGGTTTCAAGGAGTAGGAAGAAAGTTAAATTCAACTTTAGCAATGCCTAGTGTAAAAGAAAGAGTAACATCAATTTTAAATACAGGATTACAATTTAATTCGTGGTTCCTAGATACAGATGGAACTGGAGAAATTTTTGATGATTATTCACCAAATCATATTACAACTGAAGAAGAAGATATAAAAGCAAGACTTGAAAGAATGGATTATCTTCAAAAAGAGTATAACATGGTAGTTGGTACTGAAGGTGGAAATGATTTTGCAAGCAAAAATATAGCTTTTGCACATGGGATAGAAACACCATCATTTTCTTGGATGGATGAGGATATGAATAAAAATAAAGATAGTGAATATTATGTAGGTAGATATTATTCCAATACTAATGGAGTACCAGAAATGTTCTCAAAACAAATTCCATTAAAGGACAAATATAAAAAATTATTTTTAGATACAACTTATACTATTCCATTATATAAATTAGTTTATAATGATTCAGTTATAACAACACATTGGTGGGGATGGGGAACACTAAAAATAAAAGATGAGATAGAAGATAGAATGTTATATGAAGTTCTTTATAATGTACCACCATTATATCATTTAGACAAAAATGAATGGGCAGAGCACAAAGAAACAATAATTAAACATAGCAAAGTTTGGTCAGATTTTAGTAAAAAAGTAATAAATAAAGAAATGACTGATTACAAAATATTATCAGATGATAAATTGGTTCAAATGACTCAATATGGAGATAGTATAAAAGTAGTGTGTAATTTCTCAAATAATGAAGTAAATGCTGAAGGAGAAAAAATACCAGCAAAATCTCTTATAATAATAGATGGTAATGATAAAGTTATATATACACCGCAAGGTGAATAATATAAAGCTCAAATATTTAATTAAGTAATATTATTATTTTAGAGGAGGTATTTATGTTTAATTTTATTAAGCATAAATAACTCCTCTTTACTTTAGTGTTTGGTAAAATTTATAACTTGAAGGACAAAGAATACTAATTAATATAGGCTATAAAAGTTAAGATTATATTAATTAGTTAAAAAATTAAATATATAGTAGAATTTTTTGTGAATTCAGCGTATAATAACTTAAAATCTCTTTGCACTGCATATTAATCTACAGTACAAACTGATCAGGCCGATAAATGATTTTATTTATGGAGCCGGGCCGTAATTTTGGCAACAGGATATTTAATACCTGTGGGACAGTATATTGTTCTACAGGTATTTTTTTATTCTTTAGAACAATAGCTGATAATAAGATCTTAAATGCATTGCCATAGAGCTATCAAACAAAAATTCTTAAGTATTTTAAGAATAAAATGGAGGTAACTTTTATGACAGAACAAAAAAAGTCAAATGAATTTATTGGTTTAACAAAAGAAGAAGTAAAAAAAGCTCAAGAAAAACATGGTAAAAATCAATTAATTCCTGAGAAAAAGGAAAACTTTTTTCTGAAAATTTTAGAGGTGTTAAAAGAACCTATGTTTTTACTTTTGCTTGTTGCAGCCACTGTTTATTTTATCTTAGGAGAACCAAGAGATGGAACAATAATGCTAATATTTGTAGTTGGAATCATTAGTATTGATGTGATTCAAGAGTGGAAAACAGATAAGACATTAGAGGCATTAAAAAATTTATCATCACCTCAAGTTACAGTAATTAGAGAGGGAATTGAAATAACTATTAATAGTGAAGATTTAGTTCCAGGTGATTTAATGATTATAACTGAAGGGATTAAAATTCCAGCTGATGGTAAAGTTATAAAGTTTAATGATCTTTGCATTGATGAATCTACTTTAACAGGTGAGGCAGAAGGCGTTTGGAAATCTACTGATAAATCTATCAATAAAGATTTTTGGAAGAAAGATCATTGTTATGCAGGAACTATGGTTATTCAGGGATCAGGGGTTATTAAAGTAGAGAAAACTGGATCAAAAACAGAGTATGGTAAAATAGGTATTAATATATCAGAGGTAGCTCAAAGTGCAACTCCTATGCAAAAACAAATTAGAAAATTAGTTAAAGTTTGTGCATATATGGCATCTGCTTTATTCATTTTAGTTTGTTTGGTAACTTTTTTTAATTTATCTAATTTAGATTTTAAAGAGAGGACAATACAAAGCATATTATCAGGAATAACACTAGCAATGGCAATGATTCCAGAAGAATTTCCTGTTATTTTAACAGTGTTTTTATCAATGGGAGCATGGAGATTAGCTAAGAAAAATTCATTGGTAAGAAAGTTACCATCAGTAGAAACACTTGGAGCTATATCTGTATTGTGTGTAGATAAAACAGGGACAATTACAAAAAATAAAATGACAGTTACAGATATATGGTCTATAAATAATGATATTGATTTGTTAAGTAGAACTATGGGCATGGCTTGTGAAATAGAGGCATATGATCAAATGGAGCAAGCTATGATAAAATATTGTGAAGATAATAATCTAACAAAGGATAAGCTTTTTAATGGAACATTAATAAATGAATATTCTTTTACTAATGAAAGAAAAATGATGGGTCATGTATGGAAAAGTGAAGAAGGAATTACTTTAACTTCAAAAGGTTCACCAGAAAAAATTATGAAGTTATTTAATTTAAGTGATGTAAATAAAAAGAAAATTGAAGATAAGATTTATGAAATGTCTTCTAAGTCTTTAAGAGTTATAGCTGTGGCTAATATGAAAATAGATAATGAAGAAAATGTACCTAAAGAATTGGAAGAGTGTAAGATGAATTTTTTGGGAATTATAGGACTTCAAGATCCACCAAGAGAATATATTAAAGAGGATATATTAAGATGTGAAGAAGCAGGTATTAGAGTAGTCATGATAACTGGAGATAATGGTATAACAGCAAGTTCTATAGCAAAACAAGTAGGAATTTCTCATAATGATGAAATTATAACTGGTGAAATGTTGAATAATATGAGTGATGAGGAACTTAAAGAAAAGATTAAAACGGCTAGTATATTTTCAAGGGTGATTCCAGAGCATAAGATGAGAATAGTTAAAGCATTCAAGGAAAATGGAGAGGTTGTTGCTATGACTGGGGATGGAGTAAATGATGCGCCAGCTCTTAAATATGCAGATATTGGTATAGCAATGGGTAAACGAGGAGCCGAAGTATGTAGAGAAACAGCAGATTTAATACTTTTAGATGATAATTTCTCAACTATTATAGATACAATTGAAGATGGAAGAAGAATATACGATAATATAAAAAAGGCAATAGGATATGTGTTTACTATTCATATTCCAATAGCATTAACATCTCTTTTAGGACCATTGCTAGGGATAAGTTCTTTTAATTTATTATTGTTACCTGTGCATGTAGTGCTTTTGGAATTAATAATAGATCCAACATGTTCAATTGTATTAGAAAGGCAACATGCAGAAAAAGATATTATGAAACGTAAACCAAGAAATCCTAATGAAAGCATAGTCTCTTCAAAGATCTTAATTAAAAGTATTACTCAAGGATTAGTTTTATTTTTAGCTTCATTTGGAACTTACTATATATATTTAATGAATAATCCTAGTATTCCAGAAATAGCACGTTCAATTGGACTTACTATAATTATGATTTCTAATTTATTTTTAGTTCAAGTTAATAATTCAGACTATGTATATAAATCATTTAATAATATATTAAATGATAAAGTTATGCTAGTAATTTTTATAGGAACAGTAATAGGAATTGGAGTAATTTTATATACACCATTAGCAAGTATATTAAAATTAGCCTCTTTAAGCTTTGTTCAAATCATTACTGTTGTGATAATTTCAATGATTTCGGTAATGTGGTATGAAATCGTGAAAGTATTTAAAAATAGAAGAATAAAAAAATTAAAGTAATTTATAAGCATTATATTTAGAATACTTTTAATTTATTAAATATATTCTCAAATAGTTTTATATAGATTATACAAAAATGTTGTACACAATAAACTAAAAGGGAACCTGTAAAGTGGACTATAAAAAGTACACTTTAGTAGGTTCTTTTCAGTTTATATTTTTAAAATAAGCTATATGATATTAACAAAAATTAAAATGTATTGACATATATTGTAGATTAAAGTATTGTAGCGTAATATAGGAAAATCGTTAAAGAGGTGAATCTACATGAATTTAAATTTAAAAAAAGTTACTTATAAAAATTATGGAGAAGTGAAATCTTTACATGTAGCTAAAGGACAAGAAGGTTTTATTGAAACAACAGAACAATGTTTAAATGAAGCAAAGAACTTGGATATATGGAGGCCAGTAGGAATATATGATGATAAAAATCTTATAGGTTTTGCTATGTATGGTTTTTTCAAAAATGAAGGCGAAAATGGTAGAGTTTGGCTTGATAGATTTATGATTGGAAGTTATCATCAAGGAAAAGGATATGGAAAGACGAGCTTGATTCTTTTAATAAATCAACTTAAAAAAGAATATAATTGTGAAGAAATATTTTTAAGTATTTATGAAGCTAATATAATAGCTACTAAACTTTATAAAGAAATTGGTTTTAAATTTAATGGTGAATTTGATATAAATAAAGAAAAAGTTATGGTTTTAAATTTAAGATAATACGTGTAATTAAATTTAAAAGTGCGGCTATTTAATTTCCATATATGATATACCTTGTTATAGATTCTAGTGACATTAATAAATAGAAAATAAAAAAATATTAAATTAGGACAAGCTTTAGATTTGTTAAAGAGCAGTGGGGGAGTGCATGAGTAAGGTGAAAGGAGTAAATAGATAAATTTTAGACTCTATTTTAAGTATGAGTTGATATATATTAAAATAGAGCCAATTTTAAAGTAGTTTACAATTTTTATATATTGAAATAGCTTGTTAGTTTGGAAAGTATCAAGAATTTGTTAAATGTTAGTTACTTCATTAATTTGAGCAATTGTTAAGTTTGAATTTTTTAATAAAATTATAGCTATTAGTGTAGTTACAGCTTCAACGCTTGGAAATACAAGCCATATACCAGTTAAGCCAAAAAGTGATGATAGGATAAGCACTATTGGAATAATAGCAATAAAGCATCTTATTAATGAGATAATAAATGCTACTTTAGAATTTTCAATAGAATTTAAAAATGAAATTATAACAATATTAATTCCAACAAAGATAAATCCAATAAAATATAGTAAAAGTCCTTTTGTTGCATAAGTCTTTAATAGTGAGTTATTTTCACTATTAAAAAGTGAAATTAATTCACTTGAAAACAGATTGATTGTAGAATAAATTATCACTGAAATTATAAGTGATAAAGTAATTGAATATTTTAATAATTGTTTTAGCTGTAGATAATTTTTGTTACCATAGCTATTACTAACAAGAGGTTGCATTCCTTGAGCTATTCCAGTAAATATACCTATTGCTACAAGAGCTAAATTGGCTATAATTCCATAAGCTGCAACTCCAATATTACCTGCAATATTTAAAATGACAATATTAAATATTATAAGGACAATTCCAGAGGAGATTTCTGTTACAAATGAAGACAGTCCAAGATTGATGATATTTTTAAATATCGTTAAATCAAATTTACATTTTTTAATAGAAAAATTATTGTTATTTTTAATAAAATGCAATGACAATAATATAATACTAATTATTGGAGCAAGTCCTGTTGCAAAGGCTGCTCCGAACATTCCTAAGTTTAAAGGGAATATAAAAATATAATCAAGAATAATATTAGAAAGGCTTCCAAGGATCATTCCTCCCATTGCAAGTTTTGGAGAATTATCATTACGTATAAAAGCAATTAAAACATTATTCAAAATAAAACATGGTGAAAATAAAAATATAGTTTTCAGATAAGTGTTTGTCATAGAAAATGTTTCTTCATTTGCACCTAGAAATCGACTTAAGTATTCAGAACCTAAGATTCCAGTAAGAGCAAAAATACTTCCAATAACAATACCTAAGATTATACAATGAGTAAAAACTTCATCTGCCTTGCTATTTTCACTTTGAGTTTTTAGTATTGTAAATTTTGTAGCACCACCAATGCCTATCATTAGTCCAGTAGCGTGAATAAAGCTGTATACAGAAATAGCAAGATTAAGGGCTGCTAGTCCATTTGTACCAAGTCCATTTGAAATAAAATAGGTATCAGCAAGTATATAGCAGGAAAGACCTATCATTCCAAGAATATTTAAAGTTATAAATTTCATAAATTTTAAATATAAAGTATTTTTTTTCATAAATTAACCCCTCCAAATAAAAAAACATTCGAATTTTCATACCTTCAATGGCCTAATGGTATGAAATACGAATGTTTGTAAAAGCATTTTTACCCGGCGGCAAAAATCAAACAATATAATTAATTATTTTTAGTATAGTACAGTTTGGGGAATTTTTCAAGAGATCAAGATTAATTTAATTTTTACATATTTATAAATAAAAAAAATATATTAGACGGATTTCAATTTTGTTATGAAAATTTAGAAAAGAGATTTTTCACGAGATATTAGATTATCCCGTGAAAAAGCTTAAACTTAGTAAATATATCTCTAGATATAAAACGAAAAGCCAGTAAAATTAGTGATTAAAAATTTGTATAAAATTTATTTGTAAGTTGTACGAGAGGAGGGTTCATTATCACCATAAGGACTTTCTTCATGACTTTTATCATCTACATTTTTAGCATATTTAGATGATGCAGGATCAGAATTAGTAATGTTGTTGTTTGAGTAAAGAGTTTTATTTTTCATACATATCCTCCTTCTATAATTTGCTCATAATATTTTATAGAAAAATGTTACGATATTAGCTTATCCATAATTATTAAAATTATATATTGTATTAATATTATTTAGTTAAAAAACTTAATAAGTATTAAAAAATATATTGAATATATAAAAAATATATGATATTATTTACTCAAGTAAAAGATTACATAGGTTTTAACACATTTTTGTTAAGGCATGTTACTGGTAAAG
This genomic interval carries:
- a CDS encoding YitT family protein, yielding MILGSILVSIGLEMFLIPNNIIDGGMTGISIMASYITKIQLGIFIFIFNLPFVIIGYKQIGKTFALSTIFSVLCLSIGVTLFHSIPSITQDILLATIFGGITMGVGVGLIIRNGGSLDGTEIIAIILDKKSSFSIGEIVMFFNLFILGISGFVFGWDRAMYSLIAYFIAFKTIDITVEGLDESKAVIIVSENNKKISEAIMARLGRGVTLFYGKGAYSGNKTNVIYVVLSRLEIAKLKNIVHGFDEDALITITSVEGTGKRYGKKAIH
- a CDS encoding response regulator transcription factor, which codes for MNILIADDEKHMLKILEAYFKREGFNTFVAEDGEMALEIFYSNKIDIAVLDWMMPKISGIEACRYIKENSTAKVLILTAKSQNDDEIEALNCGADEYIKKPFDPRILLLRAKKLVNFNEKIIVNNIKLNINEQKAYKNDKILKLTKIEYDLLSVFIKNKGIILSRDKLIDLVWGIDYIGDYRTVDTHIRRLRTKIGEDIIKTYRGIGYSLEVDEN
- a CDS encoding sensor histidine kinase, whose translation is MKIKISRKLTVSIGSVVIIVSIISILINLFFVGKYYIFEKRKILNSVENQVLTEDTDVLIDDIPKIEQENSVVIVYGDLNDNLNNINETLISNFNSKKVKLNKFWVTEETLNNINNRSINKIYDQGVPKYRMLTKFVKKDSYIFAIGLSIPYIDETISIVNKFNIYLNMLSIIIIIILCAIISKKIINPLEHLKNLSRDISELNFRKEEIHTNDEIEDLAISINSMSESLEKAHSEINIKNKRLKELISDISHELKTPLALIKVYSQGLEDGLDDGTYINTIQEQIDEMDYLIEKLLFWAKLENKLRNNSTFDLGKNIKDIIKKYKLILKESDIKLYLNFDENKKYIICADEEDIEVVLNNFITNAIKYTSNNSIEIKLLETLGKVEFFISNGIEDREKYNLNEIWQPFCVLEKSRNKNISGTGLGLSIIKSILEKYNFDFGFNLKGDSIEFYVTFM
- a CDS encoding glycoside hydrolase; protein product: MKRVISLILAVSCATTVLMGCINKDKINNKLYSKVEDLDFTFKVDPETFKVEVESNGVTEIVSEPLENIKVSDLKNNGDEVSWKYDEKNLNVDVKKQNNYLDISIKSTKDEDNKFSWPNVSGESYMLPLNQGKYIPSNDLVWKEYLNESEMKAIESFSMQFFAASKKDYSLLYIIKNPYNNNITFDTKENIKFTFNHEYPSINKNKEYGFRVYLTKNSPVDIAKTYKNYLIENDNFKTLEEKAKENKNIEKLYGAPHAYFWDRNVISEENVKWNRLRENIPQNLKFWIQNLLNTKVKDGGELATAFDEFQRLDYTDKYTKNRMIKGFSEVLQLKEFYNSEIFTNLDNESKVLVDKGIDNLNSVELINLNKRLLKSVLSDDLAPIEKWSDANTVDVIEDMKNSGLDNMWLGLDDWQEGFIKPELVESANKAGYLIGTYDSYHSIHKPGEEQWITAKFNDKSLFEEATVAKKDGKKIEGFQGVGRKLNSTLAMPSVKERVTSILNTGLQFNSWFLDTDGTGEIFDDYSPNHITTEEEDIKARLERMDYLQKEYNMVVGTEGGNDFASKNIAFAHGIETPSFSWMDEDMNKNKDSEYYVGRYYSNTNGVPEMFSKQIPLKDKYKKLFLDTTYTIPLYKLVYNDSVITTHWWGWGTLKIKDEIEDRMLYEVLYNVPPLYHLDKNEWAEHKETIIKHSKVWSDFSKKVINKEMTDYKILSDDKLVQMTQYGDSIKVVCNFSNNEVNAEGEKIPAKSLIIIDGNDKVIYTPQGE
- a CDS encoding HAD-IC family P-type ATPase translates to MTEQKKSNEFIGLTKEEVKKAQEKHGKNQLIPEKKENFFLKILEVLKEPMFLLLLVAATVYFILGEPRDGTIMLIFVVGIISIDVIQEWKTDKTLEALKNLSSPQVTVIREGIEITINSEDLVPGDLMIITEGIKIPADGKVIKFNDLCIDESTLTGEAEGVWKSTDKSINKDFWKKDHCYAGTMVIQGSGVIKVEKTGSKTEYGKIGINISEVAQSATPMQKQIRKLVKVCAYMASALFILVCLVTFFNLSNLDFKERTIQSILSGITLAMAMIPEEFPVILTVFLSMGAWRLAKKNSLVRKLPSVETLGAISVLCVDKTGTITKNKMTVTDIWSINNDIDLLSRTMGMACEIEAYDQMEQAMIKYCEDNNLTKDKLFNGTLINEYSFTNERKMMGHVWKSEEGITLTSKGSPEKIMKLFNLSDVNKKKIEDKIYEMSSKSLRVIAVANMKIDNEENVPKELEECKMNFLGIIGLQDPPREYIKEDILRCEEAGIRVVMITGDNGITASSIAKQVGISHNDEIITGEMLNNMSDEELKEKIKTASIFSRVIPEHKMRIVKAFKENGEVVAMTGDGVNDAPALKYADIGIAMGKRGAEVCRETADLILLDDNFSTIIDTIEDGRRIYDNIKKAIGYVFTIHIPIALTSLLGPLLGISSFNLLLLPVHVVLLELIIDPTCSIVLERQHAEKDIMKRKPRNPNESIVSSKILIKSITQGLVLFLASFGTYYIYLMNNPSIPEIARSIGLTIIMISNLFLVQVNNSDYVYKSFNNILNDKVMLVIFIGTVIGIGVILYTPLASILKLASLSFVQIITVVIISMISVMWYEIVKVFKNRRIKKLK
- a CDS encoding GNAT family N-acetyltransferase, whose amino-acid sequence is MNLNLKKVTYKNYGEVKSLHVAKGQEGFIETTEQCLNEAKNLDIWRPVGIYDDKNLIGFAMYGFFKNEGENGRVWLDRFMIGSYHQGKGYGKTSLILLINQLKKEYNCEEIFLSIYEANIIATKLYKEIGFKFNGEFDINKEKVMVLNLR
- a CDS encoding MATE family efflux transporter yields the protein MKKNTLYLKFMKFITLNILGMIGLSCYILADTYFISNGLGTNGLAALNLAISVYSFIHATGLMIGIGGATKFTILKTQSENSKADEVFTHCIILGIVIGSIFALTGILGSEYLSRFLGANEETFSMTNTYLKTIFLFSPCFILNNVLIAFIRNDNSPKLAMGGMILGSLSNIILDYIFIFPLNLGMFGAAFATGLAPIISIILLSLHFIKNNNNFSIKKCKFDLTIFKNIINLGLSSFVTEISSGIVLIIFNIVILNIAGNIGVAAYGIIANLALVAIGIFTGIAQGMQPLVSNSYGNKNYLQLKQLLKYSITLSLIISVIIYSTINLFSSELISLFNSENNSLLKTYATKGLLLYFIGFIFVGINIVIISFLNSIENSKVAFIISLIRCFIAIIPIVLILSSLFGLTGIWLVFPSVEAVTTLIAIILLKNSNLTIAQINEVTNI